Proteins encoded in a region of the Halobacteriovoraceae bacterium genome:
- a CDS encoding polyisoprenoid-binding protein, with amino-acid sequence MKLIILMGIILSSELLATNYKIDHSHTKIEFEITRMKYSTTTGQFNKFDGTFDYDTKTQLLKNLVVNIDPSSIDTNETDRDKHLRSSDFFDVEKYKSAQYTAKDIKVPLGKESQIYGVLNLHGVKKEVPLKVIIQGPVTDPWGNSALIIKADGKIIRKDFNLNWNKALGGGLKDFLIGDEAMLRIRAEALQIQK; translated from the coding sequence ATGAAACTCATCATTTTAATGGGAATAATTTTATCGAGTGAACTGCTTGCAACAAACTATAAAATTGATCACTCACATACTAAAATCGAATTTGAAATCACTCGTATGAAATACTCAACCACCACAGGACAGTTTAATAAATTTGATGGAACATTTGATTACGATACGAAAACACAATTGTTAAAAAATCTAGTGGTAAATATTGACCCTTCTAGTATTGATACGAATGAGACCGATAGAGATAAACATTTACGAAGTTCAGATTTTTTTGATGTTGAAAAATATAAATCAGCTCAATACACGGCAAAAGACATAAAAGTACCTCTTGGAAAAGAAAGCCAAATTTATGGAGTACTTAATTTACATGGCGTAAAAAAAGAAGTTCCTCTTAAAGTTATCATTCAAGGCCCAGTCACAGATCCTTGGGGTAATTCAGCTCTTATTATTAAGGCCGATGGAAAAATCATAAGAAAAGATTTCAATCTTAACTGGAATAAGGCCTTAGGTGGTGGACTCAAAGATTTTCTAATTGGCGACGAAGCAATGTTAAGAATTAGAGCAGAGGCCTTACAAATTCAAAAATAG
- the sfsA gene encoding DNA/RNA nuclease SfsA, with translation MNFEVPIITGKILNRYKRFLADIELDNGDIITAHTANTGSMNTCWEKNWPALLSYHDNPKRKLKYSLEMTHNGDTWIGVNTAIPNRLGQEAFYNHQISEFQSYNNIKPEVKIGKSRIDLVLYNGEYNSTKDKMFVEIKNVTLLGKNREALFPDAVSERGQKHLEELIDLKLRGYQCAMLYIIQREDVDSFRPAHEIDQKYGELLIKAHNVGVKILPYRCELSQESIKISHKLPFNL, from the coding sequence ATGAATTTTGAAGTACCTATTATTACTGGAAAGATATTAAACCGCTATAAACGCTTTTTAGCGGATATTGAGTTGGATAATGGCGACATTATCACGGCGCATACCGCAAATACAGGAAGTATGAATACTTGCTGGGAAAAAAACTGGCCAGCTCTACTGAGCTATCATGATAACCCAAAAAGAAAATTAAAATATTCCTTAGAAATGACTCATAACGGTGATACTTGGATAGGTGTTAATACTGCAATCCCAAATCGCTTAGGCCAAGAAGCTTTTTACAATCATCAAATAAGCGAATTTCAGTCTTACAATAACATTAAACCAGAAGTCAAAATAGGGAAAAGCCGCATAGACCTTGTCCTCTATAATGGTGAATACAACTCTACCAAAGATAAAATGTTTGTCGAAATTAAAAATGTCACATTGCTAGGTAAAAACAGGGAGGCCCTTTTTCCCGATGCGGTTTCTGAGCGTGGCCAAAAGCATTTAGAAGAACTTATTGATTTGAAATTGAGGGGATATCAGTGTGCTATGCTCTACATTATTCAAAGGGAAGATGTAGATTCTTTTCGACCTGCACATGAAATTGATCAAAAATATGGGGAGCTTCTCATAAAAGCACATAATGTCGGTGTCAAAATTTTGCCTTATCGATGTGAGCTTTCTCAAGAAAGTATTAAGATTTCACACAAATTACCCTTCAATTTATAA
- the pyrE gene encoding orotate phosphoribosyltransferase, protein MDEHRDRIAEILISLECIQLSPSKPFTYASGLLGPIYCDNRKILSHVGQRGEILNAFTRCIVHSGVQYNAVAGVATAGIPMASLIAHQLGLPLCYVRAKAKEHGKKNLIEGDLAQNRDIIMVEDLVNQGKSIADAIDAVKMQGHKVSAVFCIVDYEMQAAQEKLRELGIPLYSLVSFSDIIKYCKKYGALAISEIELLESWQSNPTEWTVN, encoded by the coding sequence ATGGACGAGCATCGAGACAGAATTGCGGAGATTTTAATTTCATTAGAATGTATTCAACTTTCTCCTTCAAAACCATTTACCTACGCCTCAGGACTTCTTGGCCCAATATATTGCGATAATAGAAAAATCCTCTCACATGTTGGGCAAAGAGGGGAAATTTTAAATGCTTTTACCAGATGTATTGTCCACAGTGGGGTTCAGTATAATGCAGTAGCGGGTGTTGCTACAGCAGGTATACCCATGGCCAGTCTTATAGCACATCAATTAGGTCTTCCATTATGTTATGTGAGAGCAAAGGCCAAAGAACATGGGAAGAAAAATCTTATTGAAGGGGATCTTGCTCAAAACAGAGATATTATAATGGTTGAGGATCTTGTTAACCAAGGTAAAAGTATAGCCGATGCAATTGATGCAGTAAAAATGCAAGGGCACAAAGTGTCTGCCGTTTTTTGTATAGTTGACTATGAAATGCAGGCAGCTCAAGAAAAACTTAGAGAGCTAGGAATCCCCTTGTATTCTTTAGTTAGTTTCAGTGATATCATTAAGTACTGTAAGAAATATGGGGCCCTCGCAATTTCAGAAATTGAACTACTGGAGTCTTGGCAGAGTAATCCTACAGAATGGACTGTAAATTAA
- a CDS encoding citrate synthase has product MSETAKLELNGQTYELPVITGTENEKALDISQLRASSGLITMDIGFVNTGSCHSGVTFLNGEKGILRYRGYPIEQLAEKSNFAEVSYLLYNGELPNKNQLEEFRNNIKKSAELPQQIENIIDQFPITAHPMGVISAACASLAGFYPEYLAQEYLAEQKQKVFAQLMGQLKVIASRFYRRAQDLQVVKSDPALNFSEDFLNLMFGGKDYVVDKEIAEALDVLLILHADHEQNCSTSTVRVIGSSKANVFASVAGGIDALWGQLHGGANQAVLEMLEQIQKDGGDYKKFLDKAKDKNDPFRLMGFGHRVYKNFDPRAKIIKKACDNVLSKLGVKDQLLDIAKGLEEEALKDPYFVERKLYPNVDFYSGIIYRALGIPTNMFTVMFVLGRLPGWMAQWKEMTETPGMKIARPRQIYTGYGQREFINLDNR; this is encoded by the coding sequence ATGAGTGAAACGGCAAAGTTAGAATTAAACGGACAGACTTATGAATTACCAGTGATAACTGGTACTGAAAATGAAAAGGCCCTAGATATTTCTCAGTTGAGGGCCTCGAGTGGATTGATTACGATGGACATTGGCTTTGTGAATACTGGTTCATGCCACTCAGGTGTTACTTTTTTGAATGGCGAAAAAGGAATTTTACGTTATAGAGGTTATCCAATTGAGCAACTTGCTGAGAAATCAAACTTTGCTGAAGTTTCTTATCTTCTTTACAATGGAGAACTTCCAAATAAAAATCAGCTTGAAGAGTTTAGAAATAATATTAAAAAATCGGCTGAACTTCCCCAGCAAATTGAAAACATTATTGATCAATTCCCAATTACGGCCCATCCAATGGGAGTTATTTCTGCCGCTTGTGCATCCCTTGCAGGTTTTTATCCTGAATATCTTGCACAAGAATATTTGGCTGAACAAAAACAGAAAGTTTTCGCACAATTAATGGGGCAATTGAAAGTGATTGCTTCAAGATTTTATAGGAGAGCTCAAGACCTACAAGTTGTGAAATCTGATCCGGCACTAAATTTTTCTGAAGATTTTTTAAATTTAATGTTTGGTGGTAAAGATTATGTTGTTGATAAGGAAATAGCTGAAGCACTTGATGTACTCCTTATTTTACATGCTGATCATGAACAAAACTGCTCAACTTCAACTGTAAGAGTAATTGGTTCTTCAAAAGCAAACGTTTTTGCCTCTGTTGCAGGAGGAATAGATGCTCTGTGGGGACAACTTCATGGTGGAGCGAATCAGGCAGTCCTTGAAATGCTTGAACAGATTCAAAAAGATGGAGGGGATTATAAGAAATTTTTAGATAAGGCCAAAGATAAAAATGATCCTTTTAGACTTATGGGTTTTGGCCATAGGGTTTACAAAAACTTTGATCCTCGAGCAAAAATTATTAAAAAGGCATGTGATAACGTTCTTTCAAAACTGGGTGTTAAGGATCAACTTTTAGATATTGCAAAAGGTTTAGAAGAAGAAGCGTTGAAGGATCCATATTTTGTGGAGAGAAAGCTTTATCCAAACGTTGATTTTTATTCTGGAATCATTTACAGGGCCTTAGGAATCCCCACTAATATGTTTACTGTCATGTTCGTACTTGGTCGATTACCTGGATGGATGGCCCAATGGAAAGAAATGACAGAGACTCCCGGAATGAAAATTGCTAGACCTAGACAAATCTATACAGGATATGGACAAAGAGAATTTATTAATTTAGATAATAGATAA
- the rpmE gene encoding 50S ribosomal protein L31, whose translation MKQGIHPEYHNVVITCVCGATYNTRSTAQLDKVDICSNCHPFYTGKQKVVDTEGRIEKFRKKFGDNYTNVKKKK comes from the coding sequence ATGAAACAAGGAATCCATCCTGAATATCACAACGTTGTTATTACTTGCGTTTGTGGTGCAACTTACAACACTAGAAGTACTGCTCAACTTGATAAAGTTGATATTTGTTCAAACTGCCATCCATTTTATACTGGAAAACAAAAAGTGGTTGATACTGAAGGTCGTATCGAGAAGTTTAGAAAGAAATTTGGTGATAACTACACTAATGTAAAAAAGAAAAAATAA
- the rpmG gene encoding 50S ribosomal protein L33, translated as MAKGPRVVIHLECQTCRKSGVPGVSRYSSTKNKKTIPDRLEMKKYCKFEKKHTVHKEIK; from the coding sequence ATGGCAAAAGGGCCAAGAGTAGTAATTCATTTAGAGTGTCAAACATGTAGAAAAAGTGGAGTTCCTGGTGTGAGCCGTTATTCTTCAACAAAAAATAAAAAAACAATTCCTGATAGACTTGAAATGAAAAAGTACTGCAAGTTTGAAAAAAAACATACAGTTCATAAAGAAATAAAGTAG
- a CDS encoding HD domain-containing protein — translation MALKVLLADHDEEWLATAKKFLEENFYEVVAVDNGKKAQLALYNEKFFIAILNYEIQNHSGAQVLTFIRKNHRGQRVLLVLDREEMLGEGASSQENLEKLGVSEVICRPFSMDQLLQTMEGHQSLGELMAVLPKRQGVSEEVEVNTNDGEFTKIKIDEFYSSKNVLFDLYVRLSSGRYVKILHAGDQFDKERIDKYKNEKQVQYLYFSNKDRRKYIQFLNHMSGKVVNNRAVTSQTKVSLLKNISEKFLEETFTVGLKPQIIEQGKEITANIYNMIEGQDDLYKVLKNYQDFDPSAFTHAYLVTLFSSCIIKQFEWQSRVTIETTAFACMFHDIGKMKLKKELLEKRPEELDAGDLEEYKKHPEYGVEMLHGFPTISNSVKQIIFQHHEYYDGSGFPLGIKRSKILTLANIVAVADDFVHIIMKDDLKPVDALRKLLSDKTMVPKYNSQIIENFIKVFTDPGKIQRLHELPSNSNVVNKKVS, via the coding sequence TTGGCCCTAAAAGTACTTCTGGCCGATCATGATGAAGAGTGGTTGGCCACAGCTAAAAAATTTTTGGAGGAAAACTTCTACGAAGTAGTTGCTGTTGATAACGGCAAAAAGGCACAACTCGCTCTTTATAACGAAAAATTCTTCATTGCAATACTCAATTATGAAATTCAAAACCACTCAGGCGCGCAAGTTCTTACATTTATACGTAAAAATCATAGAGGGCAAAGAGTTCTTCTAGTTCTAGACAGAGAGGAAATGCTTGGAGAAGGTGCCAGCTCACAAGAAAACCTCGAAAAACTAGGAGTCTCTGAAGTCATTTGTCGTCCCTTTAGCATGGATCAACTCCTTCAAACAATGGAAGGACATCAATCATTGGGTGAACTAATGGCAGTTCTACCAAAACGTCAAGGTGTTTCAGAAGAAGTTGAAGTTAACACTAACGATGGTGAGTTCACAAAAATTAAAATAGATGAATTTTATTCAAGTAAGAATGTTCTTTTTGACCTTTATGTTCGTTTGAGCAGTGGTAGATACGTCAAAATTCTTCATGCTGGAGACCAGTTTGATAAAGAGAGAATCGATAAATACAAAAATGAAAAACAGGTTCAGTATTTATATTTTTCGAATAAAGATAGACGCAAATACATTCAATTTCTCAACCATATGTCTGGTAAAGTTGTTAACAATAGGGCCGTTACATCTCAAACCAAAGTCAGTCTACTCAAAAACATTTCAGAAAAGTTCTTGGAGGAAACTTTTACTGTTGGACTTAAACCACAAATCATCGAACAAGGTAAAGAAATCACTGCTAATATTTACAATATGATTGAAGGACAAGATGATCTCTACAAAGTATTAAAAAACTATCAAGATTTTGATCCTAGTGCTTTTACACACGCTTATCTTGTAACACTCTTTAGCAGCTGTATCATTAAACAGTTTGAATGGCAGTCCCGTGTTACTATCGAAACAACGGCCTTTGCTTGTATGTTTCATGATATTGGGAAAATGAAACTCAAAAAAGAACTTCTTGAAAAAAGACCTGAAGAATTAGATGCTGGTGACTTAGAAGAATATAAAAAGCATCCAGAGTATGGAGTTGAAATGCTTCATGGATTTCCAACAATTTCAAATTCAGTTAAACAAATTATTTTCCAACATCATGAGTATTATGATGGAAGCGGTTTTCCATTAGGAATTAAGCGTTCAAAGATTCTCACTCTGGCCAACATTGTTGCTGTTGCCGATGACTTTGTACATATCATTATGAAAGATGATCTTAAGCCTGTGGATGCATTAAGGAAATTACTTTCAGATAAAACGATGGTTCCGAAATATAACTCTCAGATCATTGAAAACTTTATTAAAGTATTCACTGATCCAGGGAAAATTCAAAGATTGCACGAGCTTCCTTCAAATTCAAACGTTGTTAATAAAAAAGTTTCTTAA
- a CDS encoding DUF4340 domain-containing protein, translating into MINILHSKRYRTSSWLLFLFLLTLVFAASIGHMFQAPTSNEKLLERKSLLLADTNFEKVKKIDLKNRLGNFTFRYNDLNRNWEMSRPRELLIREDIIRKLLHEISMIKVKKVLKKDQINISNYSLDSPLFEISFSLDDSNDPIQLKFGLIDSIGNSTYVLVSKKNVIYQVDQIDNLFLKLDLPDFIETRVFVADRHEISSMMILSGDDLKKVGLQLSEIDGQWVGRVKKDLGQEKVIEFLDNFINIRSSMILDKLDKESEEDINKNFVHPLYRVSILKKDETEIVYDISSTFKKIGNLKIEKRQHFLVRSNLSPIIYVVPRKYLKVFAITEKNISSIPVKKLFY; encoded by the coding sequence ATGATAAATATTTTACATTCGAAAAGATATCGAACCTCAAGCTGGCTATTATTCCTATTTCTGCTAACACTCGTTTTTGCGGCATCAATTGGGCACATGTTTCAAGCTCCAACATCAAATGAAAAATTGTTAGAAAGAAAAAGTTTACTTCTGGCCGACACAAATTTTGAAAAGGTCAAAAAAATTGATCTTAAAAATCGGCTTGGTAACTTTACTTTTAGATATAATGATCTCAATCGAAATTGGGAAATGTCTAGGCCGAGAGAACTATTAATCAGAGAAGATATCATTAGAAAGTTGTTGCATGAAATTTCAATGATCAAAGTAAAAAAAGTTCTCAAAAAGGATCAAATTAATATTTCAAATTATTCATTAGATTCACCTCTTTTTGAAATAAGTTTTTCTCTTGATGATAGTAATGATCCAATCCAATTAAAATTTGGACTAATTGATTCAATCGGAAATTCAACTTACGTTCTTGTTTCTAAAAAGAATGTAATTTATCAAGTAGATCAGATAGATAATTTATTTTTAAAACTAGATTTACCTGATTTTATTGAAACAAGAGTGTTTGTGGCCGACCGACATGAAATTTCATCAATGATGATTCTTAGTGGGGATGACCTAAAAAAAGTTGGTCTTCAATTATCTGAAATTGATGGCCAATGGGTTGGAAGAGTTAAAAAGGATCTTGGCCAAGAAAAAGTTATCGAGTTTTTAGATAATTTTATCAACATTCGAAGCAGTATGATTTTGGATAAATTGGATAAAGAAAGTGAAGAGGATATCAATAAAAACTTTGTTCATCCTTTGTATAGAGTAAGCATACTCAAGAAAGATGAAACAGAGATTGTCTATGATATATCTTCGACATTTAAAAAAATTGGCAATCTCAAAATTGAAAAAAGACAACATTTTTTAGTTAGATCGAATCTTTCTCCCATTATTTACGTGGTACCAAGAAAATATTTAAAGGTTTTTGCTATAACTGAAAAAAATATTTCTTCTATTCCTGTTAAGAAACTTTTTTATTAA
- a CDS encoding S8 family serine peptidase, which yields MLKSVLTLSLAFSTVSFAKTYPMSEEIDRVPGEIIIKLKDASDYNALSLNIQNATIERSFKTIAGKFVIVKMEDSLVLSGLSILNDNENIEYAEPNYLYKIDDPIDPLSLDQISESLSELTNPIAETPNDPQFGKLWGLANTGDNDPKGLTGVAGADVNALEAWSITKGDRRIKIAIIDTGIDYNHPDLKNNIWVNQAEIDGLPGVDDDNNGYVDDIHGWDFANGDNNPLDGHGHGTHCAGTIGAEHDNGEGVAGVMGEVQMMPVKFLTDSGSGSTEAAIKSIDYATMMNVDIMSNSWGGGGFSQALQDSIEAASKKGILFVAAAGNSTSNNDVRPHYPSNYNVPNVIAVAAHSIQDSLASFSSYGKNTVHIAAPGKNILSTVTNGNYASYSGTSMATPHVSGVLGLFVSKFGRLPFDQVKEVMQKTSVPVATYKRKTISGGRINAYNMLTNTRPVRNEPRENDWREFALDEVFETPHPYEKNMDLRKTIHIPGASYIKVVIDKYDFEPRYDYLNLIDKDGAIVETIVGDGEGVVSEYIEGDTVMLQFKSDQSVMKWGAKISKVLAQFPEDSVAKK from the coding sequence ATGCTTAAATCAGTATTAACGCTTTCACTTGCGTTTAGTACGGTAAGCTTCGCAAAAACTTATCCAATGAGCGAAGAAATCGACCGTGTACCAGGTGAAATCATCATTAAATTAAAAGATGCATCTGACTATAATGCATTATCATTGAACATTCAAAATGCAACAATTGAAAGAAGTTTTAAAACGATTGCTGGAAAATTTGTGATCGTAAAAATGGAAGATTCTCTAGTACTTTCAGGTTTATCCATATTGAATGATAATGAAAATATCGAATATGCTGAACCTAATTATCTATATAAAATTGATGATCCAATTGATCCTCTCTCTCTAGATCAAATTAGTGAATCGTTATCTGAACTTACAAATCCTATTGCAGAAACTCCAAATGATCCACAATTTGGTAAATTATGGGGACTTGCAAATACTGGTGACAATGATCCAAAAGGTTTAACTGGTGTGGCCGGGGCCGACGTAAATGCCCTTGAGGCCTGGTCAATTACAAAAGGTGATAGAAGAATCAAAATCGCTATTATTGATACTGGAATTGACTACAATCATCCAGATCTTAAGAATAATATTTGGGTAAATCAGGCCGAAATAGATGGTTTACCAGGTGTCGATGACGATAACAATGGATATGTTGATGATATTCATGGTTGGGATTTTGCTAATGGTGATAATAATCCATTAGATGGCCATGGACATGGAACTCATTGTGCAGGAACAATTGGAGCTGAGCATGATAATGGTGAAGGAGTTGCCGGTGTCATGGGCGAAGTACAGATGATGCCAGTGAAATTTTTAACTGACAGTGGGTCGGGATCAACTGAAGCTGCGATTAAGTCAATTGACTACGCTACTATGATGAATGTTGATATCATGTCTAACTCTTGGGGTGGCGGAGGATTTTCTCAGGCCCTACAAGACTCAATAGAAGCAGCTTCTAAAAAAGGAATTCTTTTTGTCGCTGCGGCCGGAAACTCTACTTCAAATAATGATGTAAGACCTCACTATCCTTCAAATTATAATGTTCCAAATGTGATTGCTGTTGCAGCTCACTCTATTCAAGATAGTCTAGCTAGCTTCTCTAGCTATGGTAAAAATACAGTACATATTGCAGCTCCTGGAAAAAATATTCTCTCAACTGTTACAAATGGAAACTATGCCTCTTACTCAGGAACTTCTATGGCCACTCCGCATGTTTCCGGTGTTCTTGGTCTTTTTGTTTCTAAGTTTGGAAGACTTCCTTTTGATCAGGTAAAAGAAGTAATGCAGAAAACTTCAGTTCCTGTTGCCACATATAAGAGAAAGACAATTTCTGGAGGAAGAATTAATGCCTATAATATGTTGACAAATACTCGTCCTGTTAGAAATGAACCAAGAGAAAATGATTGGAGAGAGTTTGCTTTAGATGAGGTTTTTGAAACTCCACATCCCTATGAAAAAAATATGGATTTGAGAAAAACAATTCATATTCCAGGAGCTTCATATATAAAAGTTGTTATAGATAAATACGACTTCGAACCAAGATATGATTATCTAAATTTAATTGATAAAGATGGAGCAATCGTTGAAACAATTGTGGGAGATGGTGAAGGTGTAGTAAGTGAATACATTGAAGGTGACACTGTCATGTTACAATTCAAATCTGATCAATCTGTGATGAAGTGGGGGGCAAAGATATCCAAAGTCCTCGCACAATTTCCTGAAGATTCTGTTGCTAAAAAGTAG
- the rpmB gene encoding 50S ribosomal protein L28: MARRCDLTGKRRLVGNKVSHSNIKTKMTQRPNLQTKRVYDPVSGETIKLRLSTRAIRTLDKIGSLSKFLKKNKDTLSL; this comes from the coding sequence ATGGCACGTAGATGTGATTTAACTGGAAAAAGAAGACTTGTGGGGAATAAAGTTTCTCACTCAAACATCAAAACTAAAATGACTCAAAGACCAAATCTACAAACTAAAAGAGTATATGATCCAGTGTCGGGAGAAACAATCAAATTAAGACTTTCTACGAGAGCGATTAGAACTCTTGATAAGATTGGATCATTGTCTAAGTTTTTAAAGAAAAATAAAGACACCTTAAGCTTATAG
- a CDS encoding radical SAM protein, whose translation MFEKIFIENEYKNHVLVEKIQQRFKSSQISYIEDINQIFGKVKKPYLHKRNTLNLFLGSKKGQLVKEAPDAYGIKGDKHYYFIHAYNCIYECEYCYLQGYFHSPDIVVFLNKEEIQQEIFRLAKLNTFGKTSWFHAGEFSDSLALSHLTDEIDFYYETFEKIPDCKLELRTKSINIKKLLELGARNNIITSFSMSPSKVAKTIDRKVPSIEARLKAIEKLARNGHKIGIHFDPIIYTDQFEEDYRELLIQIRKHIEMEKIEYLSLGVVRFTQDVYYQVKKNYPQSIIHYESFNKSFDGKVRYSRPMRMWVLNKIKDMAISFGLNEDKIYLCME comes from the coding sequence ATGTTTGAAAAAATATTTATAGAAAATGAATATAAAAATCATGTATTAGTTGAAAAAATTCAACAACGTTTTAAATCATCTCAAATATCATACATAGAGGATATAAATCAGATTTTTGGTAAGGTAAAAAAACCCTATTTGCATAAAAGAAATACACTCAATCTTTTTCTAGGAAGTAAAAAAGGTCAGCTTGTCAAAGAGGCCCCTGACGCCTATGGGATAAAAGGAGATAAACATTATTATTTCATTCATGCATATAATTGTATTTATGAATGTGAATATTGTTATCTTCAAGGTTATTTTCACTCTCCTGATATCGTAGTTTTTTTAAACAAAGAAGAAATTCAGCAAGAAATTTTTCGACTCGCAAAGTTGAACACTTTTGGAAAAACGTCTTGGTTTCATGCTGGAGAATTTAGTGATTCACTCGCACTTTCACATCTAACAGACGAAATTGATTTCTACTATGAGACATTTGAAAAAATTCCAGATTGCAAACTTGAGTTAAGAACAAAGTCTATAAATATAAAGAAGCTTCTAGAACTTGGAGCGAGGAATAATATTATTACCAGTTTTAGTATGTCTCCAAGCAAAGTAGCTAAAACCATTGATAGAAAAGTACCAAGTATAGAGGCAAGACTAAAGGCCATTGAAAAACTAGCTAGAAATGGTCATAAGATAGGAATTCATTTCGATCCGATTATTTATACTGATCAGTTCGAAGAAGATTATAGAGAATTACTCATTCAAATCAGAAAGCATATAGAGATGGAAAAAATTGAATATTTGTCTTTGGGAGTCGTTCGATTTACTCAGGATGTGTATTATCAAGTTAAGAAAAATTACCCTCAATCTATTATCCATTACGAGAGTTTTAATAAAAGTTTTGATGGAAAAGTGCGCTACTCTCGTCCTATGCGGATGTGGGTTTTGAATAAAATTAAAGATATGGCCATCAGTTTTGGTCTAAACGAAGACAAAATTTATTTATGCATGGAGTAG
- a CDS encoding aldo/keto reductase, translated as MIEIFKDRKNPFSFGGASIAGNGGGYGFGDINEGDSISLLHYAYERGVKVYDTAPIYGFGESEKRIGQAFKDKREKVFIISKSGVTWHPNKRVNMTNDPNCAKKMLEQSLRDLQSDYVDLYMVHWPDQKIDIRRTLECFQNMKESGKIRHIGLCNTNLEDLKLGSEVCQIEVIQSELNIFKRENFDLLNETQAFMSWGTLEKGIITGRVNKNRKFDKSDCRSWAPWWKSSPLDKQFKTMSEIFPLLEKYELSGLDLAIAFNLSDQRVKSVLCGVRNQKQLDEVLISLKKNVPQTLINECLSIVDRNMNA; from the coding sequence ATGATTGAAATTTTTAAAGACCGTAAAAATCCTTTTAGTTTTGGTGGCGCAAGTATTGCTGGAAATGGTGGAGGCTATGGTTTTGGAGATATCAACGAAGGTGATTCAATTTCACTTCTTCATTATGCATACGAAAGAGGTGTAAAGGTTTATGATACAGCACCTATATATGGATTTGGAGAATCTGAAAAACGAATTGGACAAGCTTTTAAAGATAAAAGAGAAAAAGTGTTCATCATTTCAAAGTCAGGTGTTACTTGGCATCCAAATAAACGCGTTAATATGACTAATGATCCTAATTGTGCAAAAAAAATGTTGGAACAAAGCCTAAGAGATTTACAGAGTGATTATGTAGATCTTTATATGGTCCATTGGCCTGATCAAAAAATAGATATTAGAAGAACGCTTGAATGTTTTCAGAATATGAAAGAATCTGGAAAAATTAGACATATTGGATTATGCAATACAAATCTAGAGGATTTAAAACTTGGTAGTGAGGTTTGTCAGATCGAGGTTATTCAATCTGAGTTAAATATTTTTAAGCGAGAAAATTTTGATCTATTAAATGAAACTCAGGCCTTTATGAGTTGGGGGACTTTAGAAAAAGGTATTATAACAGGAAGAGTTAATAAAAATAGAAAATTTGATAAGTCAGATTGTCGCTCATGGGCCCCTTGGTGGAAGAGCTCTCCCTTAGACAAGCAATTCAAAACCATGTCTGAAATCTTTCCTCTTCTAGAAAAATATGAACTTTCAGGACTTGACCTGGCCATTGCTTTTAACCTTTCAGATCAAAGAGTAAAATCTGTCTTGTGTGGAGTTCGAAATCAAAAACAACTAGATGAAGTTTTGATATCTCTTAAAAAAAATGTTCCTCAAACCTTAATTAATGAATGTCTATCGATAGTCGACAGGAATATGAATGCCTAG